In Magnetococcales bacterium, the DNA window AAGGTTTCGGGATAGTTGGCCATCACCTCCAGCCCTTTTTTTTTCGCTTCCCCGGCAATGGTATCCAAGGCTTCCTGCACCACCTCTTCCAGTAAAATCTCTTCGGGATGGGTCTCCAGGTAGCCCGCTTCGATTTTGGAAATATCGATCACATCCACAATCAGCGCCAGCAGGTGTTTGGCAGAACCATATGCCCGGCCCAGATGATCTTTTTGGCGATCATTCAAAGGCCCGCTCATCCCCTGGAGCATGACGCCGATGAAGCCGATGATGGCGTTGAGGGGGGTGCGTAGTTCGTGGGACATGGAGGCGATGAAGAGAGACTTGAGCCGGTCCAGCTCTTTGAGGCGTTCGTTGGCGACTTCCAGTTTTTTGGTGTGGCTGTAGAGGCTGAGGTGGGTGCGGACCCGGGCCAGGACAATGGCGGGGCTGACCGGCTTGACCAGATAATCAACCGCCCCATATTCAAACCCCTTGGTTTCGTCTTCCAGCTCGGATTTGGCGGTGACGAACAGAATCGGGATGTCTCGGGTGTTCTTATCCTGTTTGAGAATCCGGCAGGTTTCGTAGCCATCTGTTTCCGGCATCATGATATCCAGCAAGATCAAGTCCGGGGGGGGGGTCGAATGGGCCGCCTTGATGGCTATGCGGCCATTGGTGGCCAGCTGAATCCGATAGAATGGACTGAGAATTTCCTTCAGGATATCCAGACTCTGTGGCTGATCATCGACGATCAGGACGGTTTTTTGGGTGGCTGGTTTCTGCCTGGCCATGGGGGTGATTCCCTCTGCTTGGTCAAATTCAAAATAAAAAGGGTGCCAAATCAAGTTTTAAAGCGGCAATGGCTGGTCTTGATGATTGTTTTGGTCCATTGGAAAACCATCTGCCCCCCTTTGACATCGAATCTTGGCGATGGCCTCTATCAGCGCCTCTCCAGAGAGTGTCAAGTTTGGCTGACAATCTGCATTTATGTGATGTTTTTCCCACACTTGCACCCCCCACTTTATCATAAATTTTGCTTTTCAGGTGAGATTATCAGCGATGATTTCGGATGGATTTTGATTTTTTGGCCAGAGGTCCAGCCCAACCCTTCTACTCGGTGGT includes these proteins:
- a CDS encoding hybrid sensor histidine kinase/response regulator; translation: MARQKPATQKTVLIVDDQPQSLDILKEILSPFYRIQLATNGRIAIKAAHSTPPPDLILLDIMMPETDGYETCRILKQDKNTRDIPILFVTAKSELEDETKGFEYGAVDYLVKPVSPAIVLARVRTHLSLYSHTKKLEVANERLKELDRLKSLFIASMSHELRTPLNAIIGFIGVMLQGMSGPLNDRQKDHLGRAYGSAKHLLALIVDVIDISKIEAGYLETHPEEILLEEVVQEALDTIAGEAKKKGLEVMANYPETLTLVTDRKRLLQCLLNYLSNAVKYTPQGRIMLNISQAGRFLEVAVTDTGVGISEKELPRLFDSFVRLEATRRLNAPGTGLGLYLTRKIVTDLLGGKVSATSREGYGSTFMLTIPMDARQIAPPSSQGATP